From Camelus ferus isolate YT-003-E chromosome 15, BCGSAC_Cfer_1.0, whole genome shotgun sequence, the proteins below share one genomic window:
- the FOSL2 gene encoding fos-related antigen 2 isoform X3: MPGSGSAFIPTINAITTSQDLQWMVQPTVITSMSNPYPRSHPYSPIPGLASVPGHMALPRPGVIKTIGTTVGRRRRDEQLSPEEEEKRRIRRERNKLAAAKCRNRRRELTEKLQAETEELEEEKSGLQKEIAELQKEKEKLEFMLVAHGPVCKISPEERRSPPASGLQPLRSGSSGGVGAVVVKQEPPEEDSPSSSSAGLDKSQRSVIKPISIAGGFYGEEPLHTPIVVTSTPAITPGTSNLVFTYPSVLEQESPASPSESCSKAHRRSSSSGDQSSDSLNSPTLLAL, translated from the exons ATGCCTGGCTCAGGCAGTGCCTTCATCCCCACCATCAACGCCATCACGACCAGCCAGGACCTGCAGTGGATGGTGCAGCCCACGGTGATCACCTCCATGTCCAACCCGTACCCCCGCTCGCACCCCTACAGCCCCATTCCGGGCCTGGCCTCTGTACCCGGACACATGGCCCTCCCAAGACCCGGCGTGATCAAGACCATTGGCACCACCGTGGGCCGTAGGAGGAGAGATGAGCAG CTGTCccctgaagaggaagagaagcgTCGAATCCGGAGGGAGAGGAACAAGCTGGCGGCAGCCAAGTGCAGGAACCGTCGCCGGGAGCTGACAGAGAAGCTGCAGGCG GAGacggaggagctggaggaggagaagtcAGGCCTGCAGAAGGAGATTGCCGAGCtgcagaaggagaaggagaagctggAGTTCATGCTGGTGGCCCACGGGCCTGTGTGCAAGATCAGCCCCGAGGAGCGCCGGTCTCCCCCAGCCTCCGGGCTGCAGCCCCTGCGCAGTGGGAGCAGCGGAGGAGTGGGTGCCGTGGTGGTGAAGCAGGAGCCCCCGGAAGAGGATAGCCCCTCGTCCTCGTCGGCGGGGCTGGACAAGTCCCAGCGCTCCGTGATCAAGCCCATCAGCATTGCTGGGGGCTTCTATGGGGAGGAGCCCTTGCACACCCCTATTGTGGTGACCTCCACTCCTGCCATCACTCCAGGCACCTCGAACCTCGTCTTCACCTACCCCAGCGTCCTGGAGCAGGAGTCGCCCGCTTCACCCTCCGAGTCCTGCTCCAAGGCCCACCGCAGAAGCAGTAGCAGTGGGGACCAGTCATCAGACTCCTTGAACTCCCCAACTCTGCTGGCTCTGTAA
- the FOSL2 gene encoding fos-related antigen 2 isoform X2, translated as MYQDYPGNFDTSSRGSSGSPAHAESYSSGGGGQQKFRVDMPGSGSAFIPTINAITTSQDLQWMVQPTVITSMSNPYPRSHPYSPIPGLASVPGHMALPRPGVIKTIGTTVGRRRRDEQETEELEEEKSGLQKEIAELQKEKEKLEFMLVAHGPVCKISPEERRSPPASGLQPLRSGSSGGVGAVVVKQEPPEEDSPSSSSAGLDKSQRSVIKPISIAGGFYGEEPLHTPIVVTSTPAITPGTSNLVFTYPSVLEQESPASPSESCSKAHRRSSSSGDQSSDSLNSPTLLAL; from the exons ATGTACCAGGATTATCCCGGGAACTTTGACACCTCGTCCCGGGGCAGCAGCGGCTCTCCTGCGCACGCCGAGTCCTACtccagcggcggcggcggccagcAG AAATTCCGGGTAGATATGCCTGGCTCAGGCAGTGCCTTCATCCCCACCATCAACGCCATCACGACCAGCCAGGACCTGCAGTGGATGGTGCAGCCCACGGTGATCACCTCCATGTCCAACCCGTACCCCCGCTCGCACCCCTACAGCCCCATTCCGGGCCTGGCCTCTGTACCCGGACACATGGCCCTCCCAAGACCCGGCGTGATCAAGACCATTGGCACCACCGTGGGCCGTAGGAGGAGAGATGAGCAG GAGacggaggagctggaggaggagaagtcAGGCCTGCAGAAGGAGATTGCCGAGCtgcagaaggagaaggagaagctggAGTTCATGCTGGTGGCCCACGGGCCTGTGTGCAAGATCAGCCCCGAGGAGCGCCGGTCTCCCCCAGCCTCCGGGCTGCAGCCCCTGCGCAGTGGGAGCAGCGGAGGAGTGGGTGCCGTGGTGGTGAAGCAGGAGCCCCCGGAAGAGGATAGCCCCTCGTCCTCGTCGGCGGGGCTGGACAAGTCCCAGCGCTCCGTGATCAAGCCCATCAGCATTGCTGGGGGCTTCTATGGGGAGGAGCCCTTGCACACCCCTATTGTGGTGACCTCCACTCCTGCCATCACTCCAGGCACCTCGAACCTCGTCTTCACCTACCCCAGCGTCCTGGAGCAGGAGTCGCCCGCTTCACCCTCCGAGTCCTGCTCCAAGGCCCACCGCAGAAGCAGTAGCAGTGGGGACCAGTCATCAGACTCCTTGAACTCCCCAACTCTGCTGGCTCTGTAA
- the FOSL2 gene encoding fos-related antigen 2 isoform X1, whose translation MYQDYPGNFDTSSRGSSGSPAHAESYSSGGGGQQKFRVDMPGSGSAFIPTINAITTSQDLQWMVQPTVITSMSNPYPRSHPYSPIPGLASVPGHMALPRPGVIKTIGTTVGRRRRDEQLSPEEEEKRRIRRERNKLAAAKCRNRRRELTEKLQAETEELEEEKSGLQKEIAELQKEKEKLEFMLVAHGPVCKISPEERRSPPASGLQPLRSGSSGGVGAVVVKQEPPEEDSPSSSSAGLDKSQRSVIKPISIAGGFYGEEPLHTPIVVTSTPAITPGTSNLVFTYPSVLEQESPASPSESCSKAHRRSSSSGDQSSDSLNSPTLLAL comes from the exons ATGTACCAGGATTATCCCGGGAACTTTGACACCTCGTCCCGGGGCAGCAGCGGCTCTCCTGCGCACGCCGAGTCCTACtccagcggcggcggcggccagcAG AAATTCCGGGTAGATATGCCTGGCTCAGGCAGTGCCTTCATCCCCACCATCAACGCCATCACGACCAGCCAGGACCTGCAGTGGATGGTGCAGCCCACGGTGATCACCTCCATGTCCAACCCGTACCCCCGCTCGCACCCCTACAGCCCCATTCCGGGCCTGGCCTCTGTACCCGGACACATGGCCCTCCCAAGACCCGGCGTGATCAAGACCATTGGCACCACCGTGGGCCGTAGGAGGAGAGATGAGCAG CTGTCccctgaagaggaagagaagcgTCGAATCCGGAGGGAGAGGAACAAGCTGGCGGCAGCCAAGTGCAGGAACCGTCGCCGGGAGCTGACAGAGAAGCTGCAGGCG GAGacggaggagctggaggaggagaagtcAGGCCTGCAGAAGGAGATTGCCGAGCtgcagaaggagaaggagaagctggAGTTCATGCTGGTGGCCCACGGGCCTGTGTGCAAGATCAGCCCCGAGGAGCGCCGGTCTCCCCCAGCCTCCGGGCTGCAGCCCCTGCGCAGTGGGAGCAGCGGAGGAGTGGGTGCCGTGGTGGTGAAGCAGGAGCCCCCGGAAGAGGATAGCCCCTCGTCCTCGTCGGCGGGGCTGGACAAGTCCCAGCGCTCCGTGATCAAGCCCATCAGCATTGCTGGGGGCTTCTATGGGGAGGAGCCCTTGCACACCCCTATTGTGGTGACCTCCACTCCTGCCATCACTCCAGGCACCTCGAACCTCGTCTTCACCTACCCCAGCGTCCTGGAGCAGGAGTCGCCCGCTTCACCCTCCGAGTCCTGCTCCAAGGCCCACCGCAGAAGCAGTAGCAGTGGGGACCAGTCATCAGACTCCTTGAACTCCCCAACTCTGCTGGCTCTGTAA